The following DNA comes from Desulfatiglans sp..
CCCGGCAGAGATCTTGCCCGACTCATAAATTGTAGGTAGACCGCTTCCGGGATGTGTGCCGCCGCCCACAAGATAGCAGTTTTTAAACTCTTCAAACTTATTATGTGGCCTGAAATAGAGCATCTGTTTTATGCTGTGGGCAAGATTGAAGGTTGCGCCGAGATAAACAGAGTGCTCATTTTCCCAGTCATCAGGGGTTACTATCTTTTCCTCTTCTATGTTTTCAATAAGCCCTTTATATCCACCCTTTGTGATAAGGGCCTCAACGACCCTGTTTCTAAATGGAATCCTCTCCTTTTCCCAGTCTATTATGCCCTTTTTGTTTGGGACTGGAACAAGGACATAGATAGCGCTTTTACCTTCCGGCGCAAGGGTCTTATCAGTTACAGAGGCGTTCTGCACATAGAATGAAAAATCCTCTGATAGAATTTTTTCCTCCGTGATCTCATTAATATTACGTTTATAGTCTTTTGCAAAAATGATGCTGTGGTGAGGAATATCCCTGAACTCCTTTTTTACCCCCAGGTAGAGCATAAAGGTAGAGCATGAGTAATCCTTGCTCATAATCTTTTCATCGGTCCATTTTCGCCTCTCTTTTTGATCCACAATATGGGTCATGGCATGCGCAAAGTCTGCATTTATAACCACATAATCGGCTTTTTCTGTTCTGCCATTTTCCAGCTCAACACCGGTTGCCTTTCTGTTTTCTACAATAACCTTTTTTACGGGTGTGTTCAGATGTATTCGGCCACCAGATTGCCTGACCGCCTCAGCCATACCATGAGATAACCTGTTAAGGCCTCCTTTAACATGAAATATTCCATCTCCATGCTCTATGTAGGATATGATACTGAAGAGCCCGGGTGCTGACCATGGCGACATGCCGATATATTTGGCCTGAAAGGTGAAGGCTATTCTGGTATCCGGGTCTTTAAAATACCTGCACAGGACATTGTAAAGGTTTGTATGTGCATCAAGATATGGCAGGGCGTAAAGGAGGTTTTTCTTAAAAAAATCACCTATCCGGCCATAGGGTATGGAGAGACATGGTATAAGTTTATTGTATTTTACCTCTTCCTTTTTCAGGTATTTCAGGTATCCATTGAAACTTCCTGGAGAGAACTGTTCCATGGTCCTTTTCATCTTTTCTTTATCAGGAGAGGGATAGAGTTCTCTTCCGTCAGCGAACCTCAGTCTGTACATGGGGTCAAGTTGTGTGACCTCAACAAAATCCTCAAGCCTTTTACCGGACTTTATAAAAATATCCTCAAGCACATCCTTCATCATTAAAAAGGTAGGGCCAATATCAAATGTATAATCACCAAGTTTGAAAAAGGAGTTCCTTCCCCCTGTTTTGTCCTCTTTTTCATAGATATCTACAGAATACCCTTTTGAGGCGAGAAGCATCCCTGCAGAAAGTCCTCCGGGGCCTGCTCCCACTATAATGACCTTTTTATTAGATGACAATTTGCTGTCTGATGAATGTGAAATCATAGGTATTCTCCTTATCAGAATAGGCATTAAAATTAACAGAATCCTCTCATAATAACAAGATTATACTAATATCTGACACTTTCGTTTTCAATAATCAAGGCTAAATAAAATGCATATATCGTAAGCGTACCGGTTGAATAATGGTCGATATTATCCTAATATTGGTCAATAGTAAAAATGGAAAATAAGAGGTCCCTAAAAAAAATGATAGAAAAAATGAAACAGATGGTAAGGGATGAAAAATACTGTGTGCTTGCCACGGTCATGAATAATAAACCTCATTGTTCTCTAATGGCATATACAGTTGATGAAGAGTGTAAATATCTGTACATGGTTACCAGCAAGGATTCGGATAAATATAGAAATCTTCAGGCAAACGGCTCGGTAAGTCTTTTAATAGATACCAGGGCCAGCAGAAAAGGTGAATCAACAAAGGCACTGACAGTAACAGGCCGTTTTTCACATATAGAGAATGAAGAAACCCTTTCTCTTGTCAAAAAGGGGCTTATAGCGCAGCACCCTGAACTTGCGGTCTTTCTCAATGAAAAATCATCATGTGTCTTTTCCATTAAGATAGACTCTTTCCAGCTCCTTGACGGGTTTACAGACTCCTATTTTGAAAACATTCGGTAGCTGGTTTTTAAGGATGAAAATTAATTAGCCTGCATTAGATATAAAATAAATTTTTACGATATTGCTTGTAAAAACCCCTTCAACTCCTTCATATATTCCGCTGAATCATACTCAAGCCCCTTTGCATGGGGGCCGGAAATAACCACCCTTTTCTTTTTGCCCTTAACTGCTGCTAGAAGATTTTCAGCATCACAAGGGGGGATCGCTTTGTCTTCACGGCTGTGTATAATCATGACCGGGCAATGAACCCCTGCAAGATACCTTTTTGTATCAAACCGCTCCCTGGTAAGGATTCTAAGGAGTAGCCACTTTACAGCCCTTGCGGCTACATCTGCTATTGAAGAAAAGCCCCTGCAGCCAAATAATAAAACATTGAAACCTGTCTCTGCCAGGTGTTTTACCTGCAATAGAAAATCGGACATGTTGCCCTTGTTGCCCGGGAAAAAAAGTATGGTATAATCCTTCCAGTTATCAATGGATTCACCCTTGATGTACCAACCATAAATAAGGGCATTGTCTTTTATATAAAAAGAGACCTCCTCATATTGAAGCGCATAATCCGAAGGGCTTTTTAAAAGTCTTCGGGATGGGAATATAACAAAGTATCTGTGCAATAAAAGATAAAAGAGGCATGCCATCAGATAAACCATGCCTGTGATGATGAAAAGGGAAAGGAACAATGTTGCGACCCTATATGTGATCATATTTATCAGCCAAAAAGCCTGTATATCTTTTTTATGAATTTTATACTGTTTCCATAGGGCGGGTAATGAAAGCCTGTCCCACGATAGCCCGAACAGAGTACCGTCTTAAAATGTGAAAAAGCTTCAAAGGATGCCTTTCCATGGTACCGCCCCATGCCGCTTTCTCCAAAACCTCCAAAGGGCAGATAGTGTGTTGCACCCTGCTTTACTGTCTCATTTATACCCACTGACCCGGATGGAATTGCCTGTATTAGCATATCCTGGTAATCCCTTTTTTTCGTAAATATATAAAGGGCAAGCGGGTGAGGTTTACTCCTGTGCCTGTAAATAATATCCTCTGTATCCCTAAACCCGATTACAGGCAGGATAGGGCCGAATATCTCCTGCTTCATAACCGGGGCATCTTCAGGAACATCCGTGACAATAGTGGGTTCAAAATAGCGCTCATCCGCATCATACCTCCCCCCTGCAACAACACTGCAACCGCAATTAAGATAAGAGGCAAGCCTCTCTATATGATGAGCATTTATAATCCTTCCGAAATCAGGGCTTTTTTTGGGGTCTGCCCCGTAAAACCGGCGAATAACACCCTTTAGTATATCTAAAAATTCTTCCCTGACATCTTCATGGCAGTAGACTGTGTCCGGGGCAATGCATGTCTGGCCTGCATTCATAAATTTCCCCCATGCGATACGCTCTGCAGAAACCTTCAAATCCGCATCATCAAAGACAATGCAGGGATTTTTACCACCAAGCTCCAGGGTAACAGGCGTTAGATTTTTACCGGCCTTTTGCATTATCATCCGCCCCACCTCAGTGCTGCCTGTAAAAAAGATATGGTCCCATTTCAAATCAATTAACTCCCTTGCCGATTCATCATTTCCAGCCACAAAGCGGCAGTGGTCAGGATCAAAAGTCTCCTCTATTATTGTATTCATTACCTTTGAAATATATGGTGTATGGCGCGATGCCTTGAGCACTGCGCAGTTACCTGATGCAATGGCGCCGATAAGGGGTGTAAAAAGGAGCTGAAAGGGGTAGTTCCAGGGGCCGAGAATAAGGACTACACCCTTTGGAGAAGGCACAATCCGGCTTCTGGCGGGAAAAAACATGATTGGGGTTTTTACATTGACAGGCTTCATCCATTTGTGAAGGTTTTTCAAGGCATAGCTGATCTCGCTCAGTACAAAACCCACCTCTGATACATATGCCTCTGAAGCAGGTTTACCAAGATCCATATAAAGGGCATGAAGAATCTCATCTTCTCTTTTTAAAACTTCATGGCTTAATGATTCCAGGCATGACCGGCGGAAATCTACAGGCAGAGTCTTTCCTGAACTGTAAAATCTGTATAATGATTCAAACATGAGTGTTTACCTCAAGAAAATTGCTATTTATAATTATGCTATTATGACATAATGCGCAAATGGAAAAAATGTCCCGTAAAATGCCAGTACTGTTTATCCCTGTTTTTATTGCAGCGCTCTTTTTACCTGTGCAAAATGCATTTGCCGGTGATCATGAAAGGCTCCTGATGCAGGGGATCAAGACCTTTAATAATGGCTATAATGAGTGGGATAAAAATAAATTCCAATCAAGCCTTGCGATTTTTAACGAGGCCATTAAGTCCGGAAAAGAGGACGGCCTTGCAGAATACTGGGCAGGCACTGTTTATTTTTTTCTTGCCCAGCAAGATCTTTTTACCGAGAAAAAGCCTACTGACAAAAAACTAGGGATTGAGAATGCAAAAAGGGGCATCGAGATCCTTTCAAAGGCCATTGAGCTATCACCTGATTTCAGCGAAAGCTATGCGCTGCGCGGGGTTTTAAGAGGTATTCTTATTAAGATGAAACCCTCTTCAGTTTTTTCACAGGGGCCAAAAGTGGGCAAGGATCGCGACAGAGCGCTTGCTCTTGATAGACTAAATCCCAGGGTACACTATCTCACAGGCACCAGCCTGTGGAATGCCCCAGAGATACTGGGTGGCCGTGACAAGGCTCTTGAACACCTGCTTGAAGCAGAAAGATTATTTAAGATTGAAGCGCAGAACTCAAAGGACAAGCTTCTTCCAATATGGGGCAGGAGCACATGTTTAGCATTTATAGGTGATATATTCTTTCACCAGAAAAAACATAACAGGGCGCATGACTATTATAAAAAGGCCCTAGATGTAAATCCGGTTGATCCTCTGGCCTTAAGGGGTATGAAAATATTGGAATCATCAAATTCAAATAAATGAAAGGTTCAATATTATGGCTTCAAACATCAGTAAAAAGGTTATTGTAATAGGTGCTGGCCTTGGTGGTCTCTCGGCTGCAATCTCTCTTGCAGAGAAGGGGTATTCGGTTCATCTGTTTGAAAAAAACGACAAAGTGGGAGGAAAACTCAATGTCCTTAAAAAGGATGGCTTTTCATTTGACCTTGGGCCATCCATACTTACCCTTCCCCATTACTTCAGACGCCTCTGGACAAGGGCGGGAAGGCGCATGGAGGAGGATGTGACCATTGAAACAGTGACACCGCACTGGAGAAATTTCTTTGAGGATGGCACAATTATTGACCTTCATATGGACCCTGTTGAGATGAAAAGGGAGCTTGCAAAACTTGGCGGGCCTGAGCTTGATAAAGGATTTTTTGAATATCTGGACTACTCAGCAAAACAGTATGACCTTATAGAAAAGGGATATTTTGAAAGGGGGCTTGATACAAAACAGGATTTTGTATCCTTTTACAGCCTTAAAAATCTGCTTGTGATAGACTACTGGACAACCATGCATAAGCGCAACAAAAGGCGTTTAAAAAACCCCTACCTCATTGACATCATGGATTACTTTATAAAATATGTGGGCTCATCCGCTCTTAATTCCCCTGCATTCATGAACCTCATGCCTACCATTCAGTTCAGATATGATCTCTGGTATGTGAAAGGAGGCATGTATAACCTGGCCCTTGGCATGGAGCGCCTTGCAAAAGATCTCGGTGTCACAATAAACCTTAACTCAGAGGTTGTAGAGGTAACAAAGGATAAAGGCCGTGTTACAGGTATCAGGCTTACAGATGGTACAGTTCATGATGCCGATATAATTGTTTCCAACATGGAGGTGATACCGGCCTATGAGAAGCTCCTCAAGGAAGATGATGGGTTCCTGGACAAGCTGAAACCATTTGAACCTGCATGTTCAGGTCTTGTGCTTCACATAGGCACAAACAGGCCATTCCCTCAGCTTGCTCACCACAACTTCTTTTTTGCAAAGGATCAGGAGAAACATTTCCGCACTGTTTTTGATGAAGGGAAAATACCCGAAGACCCTACCCTCTATGTGGTTGCCCCTTCACGAACAGATGCTTCAGTTTGCCCTGAGGGGTGCGACAACATAAAGATACTTCCCCATATTCCGCATCTGAAAAAAGAGGGGAACCCTTCCAGAGAGAATTATGTCGCGCTTAGGAACAGGATACTTGAAAAGATGGAACGAACCGCCCTTCCGGGGTTGAGGGAGAGTATTATCACTGAGGATATGTGGACGCCCGAGGATATACAAAGACGCTATTACTCAAATGGCGGTTCCATATATGGCGTGGTCTCAGATATAAAAAAGAATTTTGCCATGAAATGCCCAAAAAAAAGTACAAAATACACAAACCTTTATTTTACCGGAGGCTCTGTTAACCCGGGCGGCGGTATGCCGATGGTGGTCCTCTGCGGCCAGAATGTTGCAGAGATGATAGATGAAGAATTTTCCGATAGAGCTGTATAGCTATGTTATGGTTAGGGGTATATCTGGTTATATCGCTGCTTGCAGGTCTTTTCCTGTTTTATGGATTTCCCACACTGGTGACTAAAAAAAAGAGCCCTATCCTTATCCCCAAAATCAGCATCATTATTCCTGCAAGAAATAAAGAAAACAACCTTCCTGTGCTCCTTACATCATTAAAGAATCAGACCCTCCTTCCCTTTGAAATTATTGTTGTGAATGACAATTCAACTGATGGAACAGCCCGGATAGCGGAGGAAAATGGTGCACATGTTATATATTCAACCCCTCTTCCAGATGGATGGCTTGGAAAACCCTGGGTATGTTATCAGGGGGCACAGCAGGCAAAGGGTGATATCTTTATTTTCCTTGATGCCGATACCTTTTTGGAGCCGGATGGACTTGAAAGGATTATAGCCAATCATGAGGGCTCAGGTGTAATTTCCATATTTCCTTATCACAGGATTAAAAAACCCTATGAGGCCTTTTCTGTATTCAGCTCAAATAAACCGGTTGAATGGAAAGGCAGAAGGATTAATTAAAAGAAAAAATATTAAAGCCCTTAAATAAACCACCATTCTATACACAGGTAATAAAGCATTTCCCATTGACACTGTTTATAGGAGAAAGCTATTGTAGACCCCTAAAATAACTTTTTGGAGTTGGAAAATGGCTGAATATCACGAGATTACTGTGCTACCTGAAGGTAAAAAGATAATGGCTGAGGCCGGGAAAACCCTTATGGATGCGCTCGCTGAACATGTTGATCTCAGGGCAGACTGCGGTGGCAATGGGGTCTGCGGCAAATGCAGGATTATTGTAATTACAAAGGGGCTGCCTGACCTTAACGATGTTGAGCAGGAACATCTTTCATCAGGACTTATTACATCCGGTTACAGGCTGGCTTGCCAGGTAGTGGTTGACAGGCCCATGATGGTGCGCCTGCCTGAATCAGGCCAGGATAAAGGGCATGTTGAGGCAAAAAAGGTATTTCCTGGGCCTTACCCTGTAAACCCATACCTGGAACTTAAAGCAGACAAACGATATCTGGGACTTGCAGTAGACCTTGGAACCACCACTGTTGCCGGGTATCTCTGTGACCTTAAAACAGGTCATATACTTGCCTCAAGGGCAACCATAAATCCGCAGCGGAGGTACGGGGATGACGTGATAAGCAGGATCAACTTTGCCGGCAAGAGCCCTGCAAACCTGAAAAGACTCCAGGGCCTTGCACTTGATGCGATATCATACCTTGCTGATACCTGTCTGAAGGAGGTAAATGGCGATCGTGATGATATATATGGTCTTATAGTTGCGGGCAACACCACCATGGAACATATACTTGCCGGGCTTGATGTGAGCAGGCTTGGAAGGACGCCTTTTACACCTGCTACCTTTTCTGAGATAAAATTCAAAACAGAGGAACTGGGGCTCAGGTTCAGGCCGGGCACAAGTTTTACTATACTCCCGATAATAGCAGCGTTTGTGGGCGGCGACACCCTTGCCTGTGTGCTTGCAAACAAGCCATACAGACGTGATGAGATGACCTTGATTGTCGACCTTGGCACTAATGGCGAAATAGTCCTTGGGAATAAAGAGGGTATGTGGACAACAAGCTGTGCAACAGGCCCTGCCCTTGAGGGGGCACAGCTTTCATGCGGAATGAGGGCAACTCTGGGCGCCATAAGCGCATGTGACATTGACCCTGCTACATACAAATTCAGCTACAAAACTATCGGCGAAGATATTGAGCCCCCTCTGGGTTTCTGCGGTTCAGGCATACTTGACCTTATTGCCGCAATGATCAAAAGCGGCATTGTGAAATCAGGGGGTAATTTTAATAAAAATGCCCCAGGGTATACCATCTCTGATAGGGATGGGGGTATGGCCAGGGTGGTCTTTATACCGGAAGATAACAACCCGGCCAAGGTGGAGATATTTGTGTCCCAGCATGATATCAGGCAGGTGCAGCTTGCCAAGGCAGCGGTTATAACAGGCATAAGGGAGCTTATGAATAAGGTGGGCATAAAAAAGATTGACCGTACCATACTGACCGGGGCATTCGGAAACGCATTTAACTGGAGAAGCGCTGTTACTATTGGCATGCTACCTGACCTTGATACACTGGGAAAGGTTGTTTCTACTGATAACCTTGCAGGGGAGGGTGCGGTATTGGCCCTGCTGGATAAAAATACCCGCTTTGAGGCTGAAGAGATAAAGAGTAAAACCCAGTATATGAACCTTGCGGAACAATCGGGGTTTATGCAGAAATTTGTTGAGAATACGGGGTTTGATGAGGCAAAGGAGTAAGCGCAAAGCTCAAAGTCCAAAGCTGAAAGTTGGAAGATCAAATAGCTGAGAGTGCGGATGGTGGATTCGAGCCTGAATGAAGCCAGGGTGTATCAGCGGATGACAGAAGGCGGTCATAGCGTGCCTTCAGAAAAGATATATTCCCGTATCCCAAGGACAATGGAGAACATCAAAACAGCGTTAACACTGGTGGATGAGGCATGGATTTTGGATAACTCTTCAGAACAAAATCGATTTAAACAAATAGCTGTGATGAAACCCGGAAGATATGATATTAAAGCCGATCCAATGCCTGATTGGGTCAGAGCTATCCTGCCGGTTGAGATCAAATAAGACTTGCATTACCTTCTTAGATATAAGCAGTATAAAAAAATGTTATCCCTGAATTCAAAACTTCCTCAAGATAACTAAGCAGTTTATCAGCATCGGTTGTGTCAGTAACCATGCCATCTGCACCAAGGCCGAATATGGGCACATCTACACCCGTTTTTCCTAAAACACGCTTTGGTAATTTTGAAATAGGAGATGGGTTTGCACTAAACGAATCAAGTGATGACAAGGAGACCGCACCAGCGGCAAAGCTGGCAGCTTTTACAATAAATTCATAACGGGTATGTTCATTGAGCAGATTTTATTCTCTCGGAGTACAAAATAATTTTGTGAAAATGAGTAAATCAGCACCCAATATTGCAAGCTGTTCTGAACCAAAATAGA
Coding sequences within:
- the crtI gene encoding phytoene desaturase — its product is MISHSSDSKLSSNKKVIIVGAGPGGLSAGMLLASKGYSVDIYEKEDKTGGRNSFFKLGDYTFDIGPTFLMMKDVLEDIFIKSGKRLEDFVEVTQLDPMYRLRFADGRELYPSPDKEKMKRTMEQFSPGSFNGYLKYLKKEEVKYNKLIPCLSIPYGRIGDFFKKNLLYALPYLDAHTNLYNVLCRYFKDPDTRIAFTFQAKYIGMSPWSAPGLFSIISYIEHGDGIFHVKGGLNRLSHGMAEAVRQSGGRIHLNTPVKKVIVENRKATGVELENGRTEKADYVVINADFAHAMTHIVDQKERRKWTDEKIMSKDYSCSTFMLYLGVKKEFRDIPHHSIIFAKDYKRNINEITEEKILSEDFSFYVQNASVTDKTLAPEGKSAIYVLVPVPNKKGIIDWEKERIPFRNRVVEALITKGGYKGLIENIEEEKIVTPDDWENEHSVYLGATFNLAHSIKQMLYFRPHNKFEEFKNCYLVGGGTHPGSGLPTIYESGKISAGLIMRDGK
- a CDS encoding pyridoxamine 5'-phosphate oxidase family protein, whose protein sequence is MIEKMKQMVRDEKYCVLATVMNNKPHCSLMAYTVDEECKYLYMVTSKDSDKYRNLQANGSVSLLIDTRASRKGESTKALTVTGRFSHIENEETLSLVKKGLIAQHPELAVFLNEKSSCVFSIKIDSFQLLDGFTDSYFENIR
- a CDS encoding alpha/beta hydrolase, with amino-acid sequence MITYRVATLFLSLFIITGMVYLMACLFYLLLHRYFVIFPSRRLLKSPSDYALQYEEVSFYIKDNALIYGWYIKGESIDNWKDYTILFFPGNKGNMSDFLLQVKHLAETGFNVLLFGCRGFSSIADVAARAVKWLLLRILTRERFDTKRYLAGVHCPVMIIHSREDKAIPPCDAENLLAAVKGKKKRVVISGPHAKGLEYDSAEYMKELKGFLQAIS
- a CDS encoding aldehyde dehydrogenase family protein; this encodes MFESLYRFYSSGKTLPVDFRRSCLESLSHEVLKREDEILHALYMDLGKPASEAYVSEVGFVLSEISYALKNLHKWMKPVNVKTPIMFFPARSRIVPSPKGVVLILGPWNYPFQLLFTPLIGAIASGNCAVLKASRHTPYISKVMNTIIEETFDPDHCRFVAGNDESARELIDLKWDHIFFTGSTEVGRMIMQKAGKNLTPVTLELGGKNPCIVFDDADLKVSAERIAWGKFMNAGQTCIAPDTVYCHEDVREEFLDILKGVIRRFYGADPKKSPDFGRIINAHHIERLASYLNCGCSVVAGGRYDADERYFEPTIVTDVPEDAPVMKQEIFGPILPVIGFRDTEDIIYRHRSKPHPLALYIFTKKRDYQDMLIQAIPSGSVGINETVKQGATHYLPFGGFGESGMGRYHGKASFEAFSHFKTVLCSGYRGTGFHYPPYGNSIKFIKKIYRLFG
- the crtI gene encoding phytoene desaturase, which translates into the protein MASNISKKVIVIGAGLGGLSAAISLAEKGYSVHLFEKNDKVGGKLNVLKKDGFSFDLGPSILTLPHYFRRLWTRAGRRMEEDVTIETVTPHWRNFFEDGTIIDLHMDPVEMKRELAKLGGPELDKGFFEYLDYSAKQYDLIEKGYFERGLDTKQDFVSFYSLKNLLVIDYWTTMHKRNKRRLKNPYLIDIMDYFIKYVGSSALNSPAFMNLMPTIQFRYDLWYVKGGMYNLALGMERLAKDLGVTINLNSEVVEVTKDKGRVTGIRLTDGTVHDADIIVSNMEVIPAYEKLLKEDDGFLDKLKPFEPACSGLVLHIGTNRPFPQLAHHNFFFAKDQEKHFRTVFDEGKIPEDPTLYVVAPSRTDASVCPEGCDNIKILPHIPHLKKEGNPSRENYVALRNRILEKMERTALPGLRESIITEDMWTPEDIQRRYYSNGGSIYGVVSDIKKNFAMKCPKKSTKYTNLYFTGGSVNPGGGMPMVVLCGQNVAEMIDEEFSDRAV
- a CDS encoding glycosyltransferase family 2 protein; protein product: MLWLGVYLVISLLAGLFLFYGFPTLVTKKKSPILIPKISIIIPARNKENNLPVLLTSLKNQTLLPFEIIVVNDNSTDGTARIAEENGAHVIYSTPLPDGWLGKPWVCYQGAQQAKGDIFIFLDADTFLEPDGLERIIANHEGSGVISIFPYHRIKKPYEAFSVFSSNKPVEWKGRRIN
- a CDS encoding DUF4445 domain-containing protein, which translates into the protein MAEYHEITVLPEGKKIMAEAGKTLMDALAEHVDLRADCGGNGVCGKCRIIVITKGLPDLNDVEQEHLSSGLITSGYRLACQVVVDRPMMVRLPESGQDKGHVEAKKVFPGPYPVNPYLELKADKRYLGLAVDLGTTTVAGYLCDLKTGHILASRATINPQRRYGDDVISRINFAGKSPANLKRLQGLALDAISYLADTCLKEVNGDRDDIYGLIVAGNTTMEHILAGLDVSRLGRTPFTPATFSEIKFKTEELGLRFRPGTSFTILPIIAAFVGGDTLACVLANKPYRRDEMTLIVDLGTNGEIVLGNKEGMWTTSCATGPALEGAQLSCGMRATLGAISACDIDPATYKFSYKTIGEDIEPPLGFCGSGILDLIAAMIKSGIVKSGGNFNKNAPGYTISDRDGGMARVVFIPEDNNPAKVEIFVSQHDIRQVQLAKAAVITGIRELMNKVGIKKIDRTILTGAFGNAFNWRSAVTIGMLPDLDTLGKVVSTDNLAGEGAVLALLDKNTRFEAEEIKSKTQYMNLAEQSGFMQKFVENTGFDEAKE